A stretch of DNA from Ciona intestinalis unplaced genomic scaffold, KH HT000054.2, whole genome shotgun sequence:
tatgggtgaggttctacagtaaggcacgccatgggacctgggatttagccagagttggcgcattaccccaacattgtatatgaacattctattctatatgggcgaggtcctacagtaagcatgccatgggacctggggtttagaccagagttgtcccattaccccaacattgtatatgcacattctattctatatgagtgaggttctacagAAAGGcgtgccatgggacctgggatttaggttagagttggcttattaccccaacattgtatatgaacattctattctatatgggtgaggtcctacagtaaggcacgccatgggtcatgggatttataccagagttgcCCAAACACATATGCCCTATCTCACATTACTTATGCAATACACAACTTGTAGGCAAACCAATGTACTTACCCCATGCTTAGCAGTCTTAACAGCGTGTGCTGCTTTCTTTTTCGTGTCATAATGAGTTAAAATATCAATGAGACCCATGTAGTAGACAGCACTCTTCGGAGAATCTGTAAAAAGTCAAAGCATGAGGGATAAGATTGTAAGTATGCTAGTTGCATATATTCTACTCTGTATTCGTAGGTGAAATGCTACAGTATTGTACGCTATAGGACATTAGATTAGGGCCttggttggcccattacctatTTGTTGGACCAATGCCACTCGAGCTAAAAGATACGCGCAGGTTATGCtgtcaattaaaacaacactatattaaaataactgcCCTTGTCAAGCaaggattaataagttacattcatttatacagcGTTATGTTCTCAAAAATAGCCTTCGTGAAAGTGACACGCTTAAAAATCTGGTGAGGTCTATaaggtagcaccctgggtgttggggtaatgagcaaatcctggcctaaattccagatcccatggcatgcGACGTTgagggacctcacccatacagaatagaaaccATACCTGGTGCGCTTTTTACGGCATAAAACGAATCCTGCGTCTCATCGTCTCCACTTGTTGAATCTTGCCGACAAGCTTCGGCAAGTATTCCACCCGGTGAGTCAGGAGGAGTGGCTGATACTGGGGCTGTTGGGTGTATtgacatgttatatttatagtaggacATGTTAAATGTATAGTAAGTTTTATCTATGGAGAAAAAAGCTAAGTTGTTAAAGTCCACACTTTTTTGGATTAAAACGTTCAATGTGTCTCACTGGTACCTACTGTATCATTTTccttaaaaacatgaaaaattacataaaattaaataaataactgagACAAGAAAAATAACTGTCTTGTATCCGCAACATCTCagcaggaactgccatactcagCAGGAACTGGGCCATGACAAACCAAAAGTGGCCCACAGTCATGATAAGTTCATGGGCCACAATGTGACCGCATGTgagttattttaaaccaacaacTTCCCggttcaacaacaaaatacggaaatataaaataaactagaTTGATTGCAATGCAGTGAATAAACTGTCAAGCCCATTGTAAACCTGATGAAACTCGTGAGGTAACTTTAACTTGGTTTTGTAAATTCAATAATTGCTTCTGTTAAGCATATTGTAAATCTAACAAAGCTcttttggctttttattttgaacaCCAATTGCCGACATTTTTACGTCTCATTTctcttaaacatttttgttataatggCCGAGACAACTGTTAGACACAAAGTATAATCGCCCaaaaatctttgttaattcattgtttaaactgttGCTGTCAGACAAAGTATATACCAAAGAAAATTGTTCCAACACTGACAATTCTGCATCAGGTTGTCTTGGTTAAGAATACAAAGTATAAATCCTCTGTTTAGTATGTCATACACAAGTTATTTTCATCTGTTAAAAAACACTTCCGTTTTTCATTAAATCCCATTTTTAACCAACAGGTGACattcaacattttattatgtttaattcaaCGTATAAtgggttttaatttataacatatttatatagaaCTTATCAATCTCGtctaaataagttaaatatttttgctcTAAGGGGTAAAGTACAAGTATAAACATGGTGGTAGCAATCAGTGGCGcggccagaaaaaaaataggggggggggggtataaatcaaaaaaattacaaaaatttttttttaaattttttttttaataatttattttgggggggtttaaaaggtagcaatagtatatataaatgtatattgtgtttaattcTAACGAATTCAATTTCAGttcataacatatttaaaaagaacCCACCATTCTCGTCCTCGCATGGGCTTCCATCTGTATGACCATTGCCTTCTGGTTCCAACATACCATCGGAGTCGTCATTGTAACGATCAGGTCTTTCACAGTCGTGGATTCCAACCAATAAGCTGTAATCCATCAGCTTCAAGGAAGCGAGAAACtgcaagaaaatatattgtCGTCATATTGACAAGATCTTATCTGGTACATgatatataaagtttgtttttttttggacaCAGGAATGGGGAGGGGCAAAAAATGCCCAGaattggggggggggggcaaaAATGCACAGAATTGAGGGTAGGGGGGAAAAAATGCACAGGATTGGGGGGGGGTAGGGCAAAAAATGCACATGATTGGGGAGGGGCACCACACATACAAACTAGCTACAAAAGGAACTAAAACAATGGTAATTAACTAGAAATATTAGTAACATAATCACCTCAACATCACTTTTAAGCTTGGCAAGAAATTCTCCTCTGTCGTCGCTGTCTAGGTAGATTTTGACATTGTCTTTGACGAAGTCGTTGTCTTTAAACGTGGGGAGAACTTTCTTCTTCTCCTTGTCGCTCGCCTCCCGCTGCACGGTCGAACCCTAGATGATGTTGGTTgtttagaattaaaaaagACGTCAAAAAGCATTCTGTTATTTctgcataatgtaaataattttttatgaaaccattttcttgtttttttttataaatttttatgaaaCCATTAAGTCTTcggaaatatgtttttataacagatAAACCGCTTCATCATTTTTGCCAAAGAACACCCTGTTACTTCGGATACCAATCTCGATTTATTCCATGATAAAATCTTATCTAAAGGCAGACGAAAGATCGGAAACATACTACGTTTTTATATCAGATGAACCagtaaaactatttaatatacatatatattatatatatatacaaaattacACTATGTTTTGTATACCAGATCAACCGCTTaaagattatttacgtcagaaaacaaaaagcattttCTCAAAAACTGCACTAGCACCTGTCAAGAACACGTCACGAGTAATTAAGAGCGTGGCGTCCACGTTTAATTAACTGACGCACGAGTGGCAGCTGGTTTAGAAGATACAAGAAATGTGAATCGCAAACAAAACTGGGATGGgtggaaaataatttttttataagaagaAAGAAGATTTTGTTGTATAATGCCAGATATTACACTTTGCcaatgacattttttaaaaacttaatgcAGCCATTGATAAAACtgggtattttaaaatgatatttgtacttaaataaataaatgtgaatgaataagtgtgttttaccaactgttgttttgctgttgatttccttctcttcttctttaaataacatgatcttNNNNNNNNNNNNNNNNNNNNNNNNNNNNNNNNNNNNNNNNNNNNNNNNNNNNNNNNNNNNNNNNNNNNNNNNNNNNNNNNNNNNNNNNNNNNNNNNNNNNNNNNNNNNNNNNNNNNNNNNNNNNNTGTTTACCCTTAACCAGAAAGACAATGATGCAACTGTCGTTATAATGACAAACATAATAATCAATACGAACATCTATTCAGATGAGAAGAGAACCATTAATGTTATTACACAATAACCCAATGAGATAGAAAATTATCTTGGTTCAATACcaacaatatattgtttattacaatgCATAATTTAATATCATTTAAAGAGCCTAAACACACCCAAATGTACATCGCTGTAATAGATAGatgatagcgctagagatcactgtttggggacgaatatctacgcctatactggaccaattttaataagcaaagtatttagggaatcaataaaacagtgactttttaaatttaccacaaaACATGGTAACGTTGGGTGCGTTTACGCTCTTTAATAAAGGTTTAAAATCTATCTTTAAAATGTATAGcagttaaaaatgtaaaaaataataaaatatctgCACAATACAAATGGTGAATTACCGGTTGCAAGTtaacataaataacaaactatatattttttattgtaatgcaCAATTTAACATCATACAACCAAGGTCTAAAAGCTATTttcaaaatgtattttgtattatgtGAGTGAGGTCTTTTTTTGGACCTTgcatttaggccagatttggccaattaccccaactaCCAAAGCTATTAAGATAATATAATTACCATAATTTGTAATTATTGTATTGTTGTGCTAAAGGGTGTTGGAAAAGTCACTGTGCACTTACACATTTATTAACAGACATGTTTCAGTATAGAATCCAggaggtaaatatgaatgacaattataaatgatgttgAAAGTGACCCCCTGTTAGCATCAAAACAgtacaaaacagtttttattttgtttcaaaacaccTTAATCGgggaattcaaaaaaaatcatcaaaACAGTGATTATAAGTTACATCCTTACCTGGTGGTACTTTGGTAGCAAGCCATGCATTTCTGCTATGTCTTCTCCATTGAGTGTTTTTATGACGTATTTATGATCGAATGAATGAAGGAAACGCGAACCTGATCGCCCTTTGTCATCCACTCGGAAAGGTTGGTTCACACATAGTGAGctctgaaacaaaaattattttataaatctttaaattacCTCAATGTTGCATTTGTGAAAAAAGTTAGAAACGCGAATATTAATTTGTTCAATATCAATGGGTCacaatgtaatttatataaacagtcCACGAGTCAAGCTTAATGACATTtcttaatgtgtttttatttatttacaatacattgaattgtgaaaaattatgaagcaaaaatgaaaattacaCCACAACTTTTTACAACTGAAAGCAGGGGCAGACAAAATGTATTTCTAATTTCTGATCAAGATCAAGACCAAGATACTTTTACCAAGAAGAAAAACGTCCGTTCTTACCACATAATCCTTATCAGCGATTCCAAAACGTTCCCTTAGTCTTCTAAACACTAGTGGGCAGTATTCTTTCAACTTAAAGTGGCTTGGCAAATTTTCCCTttgaaaaagtaattaaatatttaatattataatatatattagggaCGATATACTATACCAGTAAATTAACATTGCACAACAGAAATATTAACtgaagtttatttaataataaaacattgagTTTACATCTTGTGCTTTATGTATGCATACAAATACATGATATAGGctattatgtatattatatatataaatgtaaacactTGAACCGAGAAACAACACTCTCAAATAGCTTGGTAGAAACATTTCTATTTGTTGATAAAGAATTAAGGAAAATTCTACACAGGTTATAGCAatataaatttcaaacaattacatatattatatatatacatacatataaaatgtgtttattaacaaaataaaattaaattgtattacattaaaaaatgatgcAAATGCAATAAGTAATAAGTATACGCATGTTGTAATTTATCGGcaggaaataaaataatgagtGATGCCACAGCGGTTTCAGTTTCTGATCATATTAGAGCTACCTGACAATATGATATGATGCATAGGATACTGTATAATAttgttatgaataaataaatgacaccTATTTACCCCCATGTgacagggcaatgacagtgtttataacaccggtgttctgtttcatgcacctcgtgcctgcttacaagttaccacatatgtaactttgttggtgattttttGGGGTTTCGATGTATGCTATACTCTGTTACCTTATGTATGCTATACATTGTTACCTCAGCAATCATAGTTGTCACTTacttattaaatatatgattaTCCACTTTCACTTTGGAATATGCTTTAAAATCATCGGGCATAAGCATGAGTGGCATCCTCATGCATGATAGCTCTTTAATCTGTAAGTACAGCAGTTGAATAAAGagagtaacttatttatcctaggaTGATGAGACAACGACagcagttataacacaggtgttctgtttcatacaccttgtgccaccttacgagttaccacatatgttacagattaggctgttGGAAAGTGTTTGGTAGTTAGGGTTAGTGGTTGGGGGTTAGCAGGTAACATAGAGGAAACATTCCTCCTTGGCACCGTTAAACTTAAACTGGAAGATCAAAATGTAAACCTagttttactacaaaattccctttataaatattcaaaagttCATACCGTATGGTTGACACCCCACATAAACACGCTTATAAACGGCTCATTTGCCCGAAAGAGCTTCTGCTTCtgtttttgaaaatgttttttcctcgatttcattttcatttgcTTGATATCCTTGCTGGCAGTTGTGTTAGAAAGAGCCATGGTTAGATCCTTGGAGGTTAACAACTCAGTTGTATAGCAATGTTTTACTAACTACTTTGGCAGtgaactaaaacaaaatgtagtGATTATAGAGACCGTACCacaggttttaaaatatatctgaACATGATAGTCCTAATAGATAcccattaaatataaactatggTCTATGGAGACGCATACAATTCTGTCACAGCTCATGCTCATTCTCAATCTCATTTAGGCCACAGAACATACAAAGTATAATACAGAATAATGGTGAAAACAAGCATTtaacaatacatttttatcattACAATTTATATAGGTCGTATACCGATATATGCTAGctttttaaaaccaagtaGGCCTATATGGgcaaaaatcaatatttttttgcctGTTATTTATCAAAAACGCGCAGCGTTTACCGTCATCGGCAAGAATTTCTAAACGTTTCTGGTTCACGTTAAGATAAACTAGACTTTTGTAACTAAAATGATCCGCgaaatatttgtatagtaACGCAGGGAATAGATTGACGAAGTCTAAAACTACGCACAGCCATCACCGCAAACACTACTGACTAAATTGTTGAAGAACAGCTTTGGAAAAAAGGCGAATCAAACGTGGTCCCAAATTTAAATGGGGAACAAAAATGGTCGTTCTCACCAAAATAATATTAGGTTTACGCTATGATAGATCAAAGAATACTCTACCGGTAGAGTATTCTTTGGATAGATCGTTTCGTATGTTAAACATATCAAATTGACGTACAAGTACTTTTCTTCCTtccttgaataaaataaagataaacagGGACGTACGGAAAGttcaaaaactttataattccTAACAAACTATAAAAAGGGGTGTACCGACTTAAAACGATACCAAACCTGGCAGTTTAAAAATCTATAAGCACCATGACAATGCTATTAAAGACTTGACGTTTACTTGCAATACCTGTTTTAACTGATACCTTTTGCTTGTTTTCTGTTAATTGCTTCTGAAATTTGTCTAATACATCTTTGGTTGGTCGCAATCAATATTCACTGGAATATGGTTTGTTCTAGCATGCACAAGCAAATCATTTAGACATCATTACCTCCCACCCAAAaaaaaccaaaatataaacacatttaaatagCAATGAAACAagatttataattaaaatgaaaaacacgATTTATACAGTCTCAACTAATTTAAAACGTCCAACATCTCTTTCTGGAACCACATTTATAAACGTCCTGTACATGAACGGCCCNcttttacaaagtttttcgCAATCTCTGCATCTGGCGACTCAGGTCCAGGAATATAAACTTCCTTGGTGAATCGAACAGTGCCGGAACATTTTGCTATAAGTCGCATTTTCCTTCCAGCAACAACCTGATGATAAATCacattagaaaatatgaaaagattgtttttttggacCAATTACATGTTCTTGTTTAaacgaattattaaactgtgcACCGTGCTATAGCATAGTAATAGCAGTGTAATCATATTagcaaatacaaaaagtttgttttttgcaCCAGCTTcatgttcttttttaaaagtattattaGTTCAAGACATAGCATAGTAATGTTTAGTAGTGTAATGGGCCcatttattttgaaagttcGATATAtagcattttatattaaactaatatgttatataaagtagggtgggggaagatgggacaccttttggtTGTATTTTcttcgtcctatttggtagtaaacaaaaaacattcaaagaattataaaactgtatctccACGACACCtttagacagttgttaattgtttaaaacttgatcaggatatttggatattacgagctaaatgtgtctcatctttccccaccctactttatatatatacatattgaaTATACACCACAAGGTTACTTCACAAATAACATAGGTATATTAAGTTCAGCTTTTGTGTGGACACTtaataaacatacatacaTTAGCTCCCGGCAACCAGCGGAACTTTCGCACCATCCTTGCCAACAAGTAACCAGAATGAACATAATCTCCtgaaataaatgcatttaaaatatcgttgaaacaaaaatactcTTCAAATATTATACCCTAAAGATCCCAAACGGGAATTGGATACAAGAATTACTTCTATTTTGACATGGAAATGCAACTTGATGGTTAAtgcattattatttatttatctatcATATCAAACAATACAAGTTGAGCATTCTTCACCAACATGTTACGAAGCATCCTGGTATAAAACAGTCAACACAACAGTAATATGTTTTCAGacttaaaatttgtgtttatattattggGGTAATACTAATGGGTTaactctggcccaaatccTAGGTACCCATACATGTCACTCTGTAGGGCCCTCCCCCAGTGcccataaattatttattgcaGATACCTTCCACTACCCTGGTTCCTCTCGGGAATATTCGTGGTCCTCGATTTCGATTCTTTGTTGTTCCTTTAACACCAGAACCAGCATTGCAATGCGGAATCAATACCAACGGTGCTTGTACATTCTGGGTCACTGTGAgggatttaaacaaaatatcatcccattatgaatgaatgaatgaatgtaacttactttatcctcgcgtggctggaaaacgacagtcgttatcacacgagtttaacacctcgtgccagcttacgagttaccatgtatgttacNNNNNNNNNNNNNNNNNNNNNNNNNNNNNNNNNNNNNNNNNNNNNNNNNNNNNNNNNNNNNNNNNNNNNNNNNNNNNNNNNNNNNNNNNNNNNNNNNNNNNNNNNNNNNNNNNNNNNNNNNNNNNCTTTAGCACTAGTAAAGAATGCTCCCCATCTTATTTGCTAACCTCTAACCCCCAACTACTAagcccctataaccactaaccccctaaccatcaagtTTATcaacccctaaccatcaacctttaacactttccaccagcctattctgctatgtaccggggATTCTTCACTATGATGCCATTACCTTTATAGTAAGCCAATAGGTTAGCCTGTATAACGTATTTGACACAAGTAATTCAGCTGTGAATGTTAAACCTCTTTGCTcagaataataaacaatatttaacaataacatGCAAAgcaagtaaattaaaaaaaaattggggtggggttggggtaatgggccaatcttggcctaaattccaggacccatggcatgccacgctgCGCGATCTTACCCATATTATATTAGAAAAGAAAGTAAATTtctaaacaacaacaacactaaattcttgtttatattgaaatgtACTTCACATCAAATGGTTCTGCTGTAAAAAACTCTATGCCCATTGACACAAGTCGAgcgaaaaaaatacattttgtgaATTAATTTTCAAGCAACTATTAAACCAATCGTCCATCTACCATTATATCGATTTGTCTCATTAATTCCTGCAGCTCTGCTCCACAAGAAGTCAACAGCATCCCACCCTCGCTTTGCTTTTCCAGGCAATCCCAAATACTACGGtccatttttaatattcacaACAACAAACTGTCTTTTTAATTCCAAATTGCCTTTcggaaatttaaatttcaccGAACACAAATATCGGGGAATCCCCAGCTAAGAAGTTTTCAGTTAACCGGTAAGAACATAGATACATTATACAACATTAAACGGTGTCGAAAACtcaaaaaacacaagtttttgGGACCATAGCGGGCACAaggaaattaattaaacacgTACAAATAGATTTTGTTGGTGGTGGTACAAAAGAATTTTTGGCACTAAATCAAGGTGTGGCTATCGTCGCGGCACTACGGTTAgcgttagcgcgcctgcctcagCATAACCCAAAACCTTGCAGCTTTTATGTTGCAATTAGTgcaataacaacggtctgtctGCGTAAATGGAACCACAAATGTCAAAGGGGTCGGTTGAAAGATCGGTTTCCGCAAGTAAAAGGTAAACTATTCATTTTTAGACAAATACACGTATAAAACAACCTCTCccagtttaaaaacagaagACATCGATCTTTAATCTTCATTATTCGTTTACCCACGGTTTACCCAATACATAGtaccattgtttaaaacgtaaaTTCGCGAACATATATCACCCTTGGCGCGTCTTCACGGATTTTACCCAAAAAGTAATCACcttcaaagtaacatacatggtaacccgtaagctggtaggtgtatgaacacccatgttataacgactgtcgttttgcggCCATGCGAAGATATACGTCACATTCAACAACTAATGTAGAGCAAATGAGTTTAACCTGTGTTATGCAAGCTTGCATACAAGTTATACGGTTCGGTACCTCGTGTTAGGTTACGGCTGGTGCCTTCAAAACTTGTAACTTCCTTTCACTATCTTCGACGTTGCAACATGGCTAGTTACTGTTTTTCTGCGAATCAGCTGCAACAGGCAATTGGTAAAAACGAAAGTCAATCAGTGAAATAAAGCAAGAGGTTGTACCAGCCAGGCTAAATGGCCGAACCGGTGAGTAAGCATAAAATGAACTAGAACTTTAGTTAGgttaaggtgggggaagatgggacacagtttcattccattttatcgtcccatttgatagtaaacaaaaaacattcaaagaattataaaaccgtatcctgacgactTTCACAAAacgttgtaattgtttaaaacacgatcaggatcaggatattcggatattaagtgctaaaggtgtctcatctttcccatcCATCGTTTCCTTTATATAGAAACCCAAATTAAAAGTGTAAACGTTTCAATTTAAACGCAGGAGAACTCGAGGTTCGGGGCGATCGCTTTGTTCATGAACGCAGGGATGCTGGTCATGATCACTGGATACCaaataactattttaaacCCGTTGGCGCCGGTTATGGTCAGTTTGTTCAATCAAACACATGTGGTGGGCAGATTTAATAAATGACAAATATAACACAAAAAGCAAATTTGGActtattgcgcatgcgccacAACGTTACTGCGCATGCACAGTCGGTATCCTCTGGTTAAGGTACAAGTTTTCTCCGTCcatgattttacttttttaccagAGCCGCTACGGTGTCCCAAATGCCGCCTTCAGTTTCCATATCAATAATGGCCATCGTCAATTCGTTCATATTTGTCGGAGCNNNNNNNNNNNNNNNNNNNNNNNNNNNNNNNNNNNNNNNNNNNNNNNNNNgtcccatttgatagtaaacaaaaaacattcaaagaattataaaaccgtatcctgacgactTTCACAAAacgttgtaattgtttaaa
This window harbors:
- the LOC100175764 gene encoding phosphatidylinositol 5-phosphate 4-kinase type-2 alpha (The sequence of the model RefSeq protein was modified relative to this genomic sequence to represent the inferred CDS: added 147 bases not found in genome assembly); this translates as MALSNTTASKDIKQMKMKSRKKHFQKQKQKLFRANEPFISVFMWGVNHTIKELSCMRMPLMLMPDDFKAYSKVKVDNHIFNKENLPSHFKLKEYCPLVFRRLRERFGIADKDYVSSLCVNQPFRVDDKGRSGSRFLHSFDHKYVIKTLNGEDIAEMHGLLPKYHQYIVEHNSKTLLPQYLGMYRLTLNNAEHYMIVMRNVFSCQFRAHKKYDLKGSTVQREASDKEKKKVLPTFKDNDFVKDNVKIYLDSDDRGEFLAKLKSDVEFLASLKLMDYSLLVGIHDCERPDRYNDDSDGMLEPEGNGHTDGSPCEDENAPVSATPPDSPGGILAEACRQDSTSGDDETQDSFYAVKSAPDSPKSAVYYMGLIDILTHYDTKKKAAHAVKTAKHGAGAEFSSIQPAQYSRRFYEFICDRIVTPTSAST
- the LOC113474951 gene encoding LOW QUALITY PROTEIN: 39S ribosomal protein L27, mitochondrial-like (The sequence of the model RefSeq protein was modified relative to this genomic sequence to represent the inferred CDS: deleted 2 bases in 1 codon), producing MVTQNVQAPLVLIPHCNAGSGVKGTTKNRNRGPRIFPRGTRVVEGDYVHSGYLLARMVRKFRWLPGANVVAGRKMRLIAKCSGTVRFTKEVYIPGPESPDAEIAKNFVKXGRSCRTFINVVPERDVGRFKLVETV